The Terriglobus roseus region CAGCATGATCACCGCCTTGTCATACACATCGCTCTTGTCGAAAGAGATGCGCTGCCACAGAGGAATTTCGGACCACAGCATAATCCCTGTTCTATCCGCGTATCGTTCCATACGTTCATCGTGGGGATAGTGACAGAGACGCGCAAAATTGGCATTGATCTGTTGAAGCATGCTGAACAGGTTCTTCACATCCTCATCCGTTGTGACGCGTCCACCACGGACTGGTGCCTCTGCGTGCACGTTCGCTCCCTGGAGGAAAACAGCTTTGCCGTTCAGCAGAATCTTCGTACCATCCACGCGAACATCGCGGAAACCTATGTCATCGGTCACCTCATCCGCACCCGACGCAAGGACGACTCGATACAGTTTGGGCGATGCGGGTGACCACAAGCTTAGGTTGGTGGCATTGACCGTGAACTCCGCCCGTCCGTCCGCGTTGGTTGTGAGTGTTTTCTCCACGCCTGCCTCAGGAATCCGCAACGTCACGGATGTTCCGGCAGGCGCATCCTGCACATGAACGTAGCCTGTGAGCGTACGCGCATCCTTCGATGAGAACGTCCCGCCATGCTGCAGATGAACGTCATAGTCGTCAATGAAGTGAGCCGGTACCGTCACCAGCGAAACATCACGCGTGATGCCGCCATAGTTGAACCAGTCATAGGACACGCTGGGGATGTCGTCTCTGTGGCGAGTTGAATCCACGGCAATCACTACGGCATTGGTGCCGGCATGCGCCGCTCCTGTCACCTCGCAATCGAACGGCGTGAAGCCGCCTTCATGCTGACAGATGCGTTTGCCGTTCACCCAGACGAACGATCTGTAGTTCGCTGCTCCAACATGCAGAAAGGTGCGCATTCCCGGTTTCGGCTCTATGGGAACATCCCGCTCATACCAGACGACGCCTTCAAAACGGAACAGCGTCGGATCATGCGTGTTCCAATCCCCCGGAACCTTCAGCGTCGGAGCTGTGCTGAAGTCATACTCCGAGTTGTGAGGGCCTGACGTGATGTTCGGGTGGGTATTTTGTGCATAGCCTCCATCGCGCACGTTGCCTTTGTCGTCATACAGTTCGCGTGCCGGCGGCTGCTCCACCAGGTAATGCCAGTCGCCATTTAAGGATTGTGTATGTCGATGATCGACGCCAACAATCAATGTCCGCAGAGGCTCTTGCGCGGAGCCACAACGTAGTGTCATTGCAAAAACTAAGGCCGCTGTAGCGCCTCGAAGCAAAGGCTTCAAAGACCATTGGGCTGCGTGAAGACCAGGCATGATTCTCCCTCGTACTATCCGTGAATGACTGAAGCGGTGCTTCCAGCCAGCAAACAGTTCAGCCGCGAAATCAGTGACGCTGCTGTCCTTTGGATGACCGCGCTTACATTAGACCAATTTCAACCCGCGGATAGCTTCGCCGGCTGCACGCAGATTTGCAAGCTTCATCTCGGAATATTTGCGCGAGAGCAATACTCCATCTGCACCACCATTGAAGGCCGCCTCAACCACTTTCCGTGTGCCTTCTGGCGTGCATTTCGCGCTGCCATTGCCCGTGGGGATATCAATATCAATACCCGGCCAAAGCTTGGTCTGGGTGCCTGCGAGACCAGCTTTCGCTCGCTTCGTCTCGCACAACACATAGTCGGCCGAGAATCCCGCAGCGGCAAGGTGTTGCATATCAGCTTCAGGACCATAATCCAGCACGCGATAGTGGAAGTCGAGCAACTCCTGTTTCGGCACGTCTGCGAAATAAGTCGAGCCGACCGAATTGACATAATCAACCATGCGTTCACCAGCGCAGTTTTGATAGATGACAACCTTTAGAAAGTCGGAGTAGGGAGCCATCTCGGCGTAGTCCTGCGCTGCGCGATAGATCGGGCTAAACGAGTTGTTGTGCCAGATGTGCCAGCCCACTCCCATCTGTGGCTTGATGGATTTAACTTTGTCATACACTGCTTTCTGCGTATCACGAAGACTTTGATTCCATAGCGATTCCCATGCCAGTAACTCGGGATACTTCAGCATGAGGCGCCACAGCGTGACATAGTAGCCGTCCGCAGGCCGCACTCCCTTGCGCGAAGCGGTGACAAACTTTTCGAGGTCCTCATATCCCTTTCGTGCGCGCTCCGGGTTGATCCCCTGAGACTTCGCCTTCG contains the following coding sequences:
- a CDS encoding glycoside hydrolase family 2 protein; translation: MPGLHAAQWSLKPLLRGATAALVFAMTLRCGSAQEPLRTLIVGVDHRHTQSLNGDWHYLVEQPPARELYDDKGNVRDGGYAQNTHPNITSGPHNSEYDFSTAPTLKVPGDWNTHDPTLFRFEGVVWYERDVPIEPKPGMRTFLHVGAANYRSFVWVNGKRICQHEGGFTPFDCEVTGAAHAGTNAVVIAVDSTRHRDDIPSVSYDWFNYGGITRDVSLVTVPAHFIDDYDVHLQHGGTFSSKDARTLTGYVHVQDAPAGTSVTLRIPEAGVEKTLTTNADGRAEFTVNATNLSLWSPASPKLYRVVLASGADEVTDDIGFRDVRVDGTKILLNGKAVFLQGANVHAEAPVRGGRVTTDEDVKNLFSMLQQINANFARLCHYPHDERMERYADRTGIMLWSEIPLWQRISFDKSDVYDKAVIMLHEMIRRDRNKASVILWSVSNETPNNPVRTKFLTDLANEARRTDPTRLITSALIGPKVSEDQVRQDDQLMQALDVVGQNEYIGWYEGQPEDADRKSWTFSVNKPLIFSEFGAEAKYGNHGGDHDRWTEEQEANVLEHQFKMMEKIPQVRGVTPWVLMDFRSTTRNIPKLQDGYNRKGLFSERMEKKKAAVVVRKAYTEHSIGKAE